A stretch of DNA from Roseovarius sp. M141:
ACGCAGAGGACGGAACTTCACATGGCTGAGCACTATAAACATGGTGAGATGGATACCGCGGTCCAGGAGAAGACCTTTGACGGCTTTATGAAATGGGTCGTGCGCGTCGCCATCGTTTCAATCTGCGTTCTGATCTTCATGGCGCTGGTCAACGCCTGAACTGCCCGCCTTGCGGCGCGACGGAGGGGCCAGATGCGCTTTTTCATACTGGCCCTCTGCGGCATCCTTGCGCTTGCCGGTTGCGCCGCGCCGCCGGGTGTCTGGGCCACGGACGAGGCGGTTGAGCGCGCAGCCTACCGCCATGACGGGCCGCCGCGTCTGACGCTGTTCACAATGCTGAACAACAAGACGGGGACGGGGGCACATACGTCGCTGATGATCAATGGCCAGCAGCGGGTGATCTGGGATCCCGCGGGATCGTTCAAACATGAGACGATTCCCGAGCGCAACGACGTGATCTTTGGCGTGACGCCCCCGGTCGCCGATGTCTATACCCGGTTTCATGCGCGCAAGACCTTTCATGTGCAGATTCAGGAATTGGACGTGACGCCGGACGTGGCTGAACGGGCAATGCAACTGGCCCTTGGATATGGCGCCGTGCCGCAGGCGTACTGCGCGCGCAGTACGTCGGGTATTCTGGCGCAATTGTTCCCCGGCAAGATCAGCCAAACATGGCGCCCCAAGACGCTGGCCGCCGAATTTGGCGCGTTGCCGGGCGTCAGGGAGCAGGTGCTCTATGAATATGATGGCGACGACAATTCCAAGGTGCTGGCCCAGTGGGATCCGTCCAAGGTCTGACCGGGCCTGACGTTTCAGTTATCCGGCGGAATGCGCGGGGCGCATGCGGTATGTCTCGGCCCCTGCGGGCCTCGGGACTGGCGCGTGGGCGGGTGACGCGGAATGGCTTATGCCGGTGCAGGCTGCGCGGGCGGGAGCGCGCCGCGCGTGAGTATTTTCAGGAACGATGAAAGTGGGGCGTATTCGCCCGAGGGCCATCCGCCGCGCCTTGGTTGGGCGGCGGATGCGGAGTGTTTCAACCGAAGACCTTGGTCAGGCCCTTGTCTGTGGCTGTGATCAGTTCGTCAATGTCGTCCTTGGTGGCGATCAGCGCGGGTGAGTAGCACAGCGTGTTGTTGAACCCCGGCAGAGAGCGGTTGGTCATGCCGATGATGACGCCCTGCGCCATGCAGTCGCCGGTGACGGCGGCGACGGATTTTTCGTCCATCGGCTCCTTCGTGCTGCGGTCCTTGACCAGCTCGGCGCCGAGGAACAGGCCCTTGCCGCGCACATCGCCGATGACTTCGTGCTTGTCCTTGAGGGCGCGCAGCTGGTCCAGCATGTAGTCGCCCATCTTGACCGTGTTTTCCAGAAGGCCTTCTTCTTCGATGATATCCATGTTCTCCAGCGCCGCCGCCGGGCCGGCCGTGCAGCCGCCGAAGGTGGAGATGTCGCGGAAGTAGTTCATCGGATCGCTCGCATCGTCCTTGAACATGTCAAAGACCCTTTCGGAGGTGACGCAGCAGGCGATGGCGGCGTAGCCGGAGGCGACGCCCTTGGCCATGGTCACGAAGTCCGGCTCGATCCCGTAATGCTGATAGCCGAACCATGTGCCAGTGCGCCCGAGGCCGCAGACGACCTCGTCGATATGCAGCAGGATATCGTATTTGCGGCAGATTTCCTGCACGCGGGGCCAGTAGCCTTCGGGCGGGACGATCACGCCGCCGCCTGCCGTCACCGGCTCGAGGCAGATGGCGCCGACGGTGTCGGGGCCTTCGCGCAGGATGACCTCTTCGATGGCGTTGGCGGCGGCCAGCCCGTAAGCCTCGCCGCTCAGATCCCCCCAGCCTTGGTCGTGCGCGCGGTATTCGAGGCAGTGCGGCACTTCGACGAAGCCGGGGGTGAAAGGACCGTATTGCGCGTTACGCTCGGGCTGGCCGCCGGCCGACAGGCAGGCGATAGTGGTGCCGTGATAGTCGCGCTCGCGGTAGAGGATCTTGTGCTTTTTGCCGCCATGGCGCTTGTGCGCGATCTGGCGGACCATCTTGAACGCCTTTTCATTCGCCTCGGACCCGGAGTTGGTGTGGTAGACGCGGGTGAGGCCGGGCATCTTCTCGATCAGACGCTCCGAGAACATCGCGCCGGGGATCGACCCGGCGGAGCCTGCGAAATAGTTCAGCTTGATCAGCTGGTCGCGCACCGCGTTGGCGATCCGTTCGCGCCCGTAGCCGACATTGACGGTCCAGACGCCGCCGGAGACACCATCCAGATGCTCCTTGCCGTTCTGGTCCCAGACGCGCATGCCTTTGCCTTCGACGATAACGCGGGGGTCCGACGTCTCGTAGGGTTTGTGTTGGCTCAGGTGATGCCAAACATGGGCGCGGTCGGCTGCGACGACCTTTTCGATATCGTTATCCAGAAACTTGCCGTCCATGACGAACCTCCATCGTGTTGCGGCCCGGCAGCGACAGCGCCGGGGAAGGGCATATGCTGGTCAGTATAACATCCGAGGACGGGCTTTGGCGATAGGTCCAAACGGTGGCCATGCATCAGACCAGATGTCAGCCTTGGGGCAGTTCCGCCGATGGGATGAGGCCAAAGAACATCCCGTCCGACCACAGGCCGAACCAGCCCTCGTGATGCGCGCCGATCTCGACCAGACGGTAAAAGCTCTTGCGGTCGATCAGCGCTTCCAGATTGGCGCGGACCAGAACGTAGGGCGATGGTTCGCCTGTTTCGGGGTCGCGCTCCACGCGAATCGGAGCGTCCGGGCCTGCGATCGTGCTGTCACCGACATTGGTCAGGAAGGTCAGGCGCTGATCCGTGCCTGTGCCATCCACCTCGAAATCGACGGCGACAAAGGGGGCGTCGTCAACGGTGATGCCGACCTTTTCGACAGGCGTGACGAGGACGTAATCATCGCCGTCCTTGCGCAGGATCGTCGAGAAAAGCCGCACCAGTTCCGGCCGCCCGATGGGCGTGCCTAGGTAGAACCACGTGCCGTCCCGCGCGATGCGCATATCCAGATCGCCGCAGAACTCGGGGTTCCATGTGTCGACCGGGGGCAGGCCGCGGCCCTTTTGTGCGGCCTTGACGGCAGCGGCGATGCCTTCTGCGGAGGGGGCTGCAGAGGGGGGGGGTGACGCTGTCGTGATCTTGTTTTCGCTCATTGCTTTTGCCATTTCCGCGCTGCGCTATACACTCAGTTCGATGATATAGCCCAAGCCGGAGAATTTCCATGACTGATAGCGCCGATCTGGTCGCCAAGATAGACGCGCTGCAAGGGCGGCTGGCCGAGGCGCGCAGTTCGATCACCCGCCGTTTCATCGGGCAGGAGCGGGTCGTCGACCTGGCGCTCGCCGCGCTGCTGTGTGGTGGTCACGGGTTGCTGGTGGGCCTGCCGGGGCTGGGCAAGACGCGGCTGGTGGAAACGCTGGGCGTGGTGATGGGGCTGCGGTCAAACCGTGTGCAATTCACGCCCGACCTGATGCCGGCCGATATTCTGGGGTCCGAGGTGCTGGAGACCGGCGCCGATGGCAGCCGGGCGTTCAAGTTCATCGAAGGCCCGATCTTTTGCCAGCTTCTGATGGCGGATGAAATCAACCGCGCCAGTCCGCGCACGCAATCGGCGCTGCTTCAGGCGATGCAGGAGCGGCAGGTGACGGTCGCGGGCCAGAACCGCCCGCTGGAGGCGCCGTTTCACGTTCTGGCGACGCAAAACCCGATCGAGCAGGAGGGCACCTATCCCCTGCCCGAGGCGCAGCTGGACCGGTTTCTGGTGCAGATCGACGTGCCCTATCCAGAGCGCAGCGCCGAGCGGGACATCCTGCTGGCCACGACCGGCGTGGCCGAGGAGGCGGCGCATGCGGTGTTTTCCGCGACCGAATTGATCGCGGCGCAGACTCTGCTGCGCCGGATGCCGGTGGGCGAGGGTGTGATGGACATGATCCTGGACCTCGTGCGCGCCTTCCGGCCAGATCAGCCGGATGCGTCGGATCGCGTGCAGG
This window harbors:
- a CDS encoding aa3-type cytochrome c oxidase subunit IV; the protein is MAEHYKHGEMDTAVQEKTFDGFMKWVVRVAIVSICVLIFMALVNA
- a CDS encoding aspartate aminotransferase family protein; protein product: MDGKFLDNDIEKVVAADRAHVWHHLSQHKPYETSDPRVIVEGKGMRVWDQNGKEHLDGVSGGVWTVNVGYGRERIANAVRDQLIKLNYFAGSAGSIPGAMFSERLIEKMPGLTRVYHTNSGSEANEKAFKMVRQIAHKRHGGKKHKILYRERDYHGTTIACLSAGGQPERNAQYGPFTPGFVEVPHCLEYRAHDQGWGDLSGEAYGLAAANAIEEVILREGPDTVGAICLEPVTAGGGVIVPPEGYWPRVQEICRKYDILLHIDEVVCGLGRTGTWFGYQHYGIEPDFVTMAKGVASGYAAIACCVTSERVFDMFKDDASDPMNYFRDISTFGGCTAGPAAALENMDIIEEEGLLENTVKMGDYMLDQLRALKDKHEVIGDVRGKGLFLGAELVKDRSTKEPMDEKSVAAVTGDCMAQGVIIGMTNRSLPGFNNTLCYSPALIATKDDIDELITATDKGLTKVFG
- a CDS encoding DUF1285 domain-containing protein encodes the protein MSENKITTASPPPSAAPSAEGIAAAVKAAQKGRGLPPVDTWNPEFCGDLDMRIARDGTWFYLGTPIGRPELVRLFSTILRKDGDDYVLVTPVEKVGITVDDAPFVAVDFEVDGTGTDQRLTFLTNVGDSTIAGPDAPIRVERDPETGEPSPYVLVRANLEALIDRKSFYRLVEIGAHHEGWFGLWSDGMFFGLIPSAELPQG
- a CDS encoding MoxR family ATPase, producing the protein MTDSADLVAKIDALQGRLAEARSSITRRFIGQERVVDLALAALLCGGHGLLVGLPGLGKTRLVETLGVVMGLRSNRVQFTPDLMPADILGSEVLETGADGSRAFKFIEGPIFCQLLMADEINRASPRTQSALLQAMQERQVTVAGQNRPLEAPFHVLATQNPIEQEGTYPLPEAQLDRFLVQIDVPYPERSAERDILLATTGVAEEAAHAVFSATELIAAQTLLRRMPVGEGVMDMILDLVRAFRPDQPDASDRVQDSVAWGPGPRAAQALMLTVRARALLQGRLAPSAEDVADMAQPVLIHRMALNFAARARGDSLSALIVDTVAVMDRTQAAA